TCGCGTTTGCGTGAAAACGCCTTCCAGATCGGCGGCGAAAATGACGGTGCGAGACGCACTGAATCTGGCCCTCGACGAGGAGTTGGCTCGGGACGAAAGGGTGTTCATAATAGGGGAGGAAGTCGCGCAGTTCGACGGCGCTTACAAGGTGACGCGCGGTCTTTGGAAAAAGTACGGCGACAAGAGACTAATCGACACGCCGATCACGGAGGCCGGATTCTGCGGCATAGCCATCGGCGCGGCGCTCTTGGGCCTCAGGCCGATATGCGAATTTATGACCTTCAACTTCGCCATGCAGGCCATCGATCGCATTATCAACGGCGCCGCGAAGAATCTCTACATGTCCGCCGGCAGATATCCCGTTCCCGTTCTATTTCGCGGTCCGAACGGCAACGCGAAAGGCCTGGCCGCGCAGCACTCGCAATGCTTCGCCGCGTGGTACATGAGCGTACCCGGCCTGAAGGTCCTGTCGCCTGCGACCTGCGAGGATTACAGGGGCTGTTTGAAGTCGGCCGTGCGGGACCCCGATTCCGTCATCATGCTGGAGAGCGAGCTGCTTTACAACGTCGAGTTTCCGGTATCCGACGAAGCTATGGACAAGGATTATCAGATACCCATCGGCAAGGCCAAGGTGGAAAAGTCCGGCGAGC
This DNA window, taken from Linepithema humile isolate Giens D197 chromosome 7, Lhum_UNIL_v1.0, whole genome shotgun sequence, encodes the following:
- the LOC105674247 gene encoding pyruvate dehydrogenase E1 component subunit beta, mitochondrial-like, which gives rise to MHFLRPLKLISQTTHRVCVKTPSRSAAKMTVRDALNLALDEELARDERVFIIGEEVAQFDGAYKVTRGLWKKYGDKRLIDTPITEAGFCGIAIGAALLGLRPICEFMTFNFAMQAIDRIINGAAKNLYMSAGRYPVPVLFRGPNGNAKGLAAQHSQCFAAWYMSVPGLKVLSPATCEDYRGCLKSAVRDPDSVIMLESELLYNVEFPVSDEAMDKDYQIPIGKAKVEKSGEHITLVTHGQAYLYTLQAAEILAGQGIEAEVVNLRSLRPLDWDAVFKSIGKTHRLMTVELGWPRCGVGSEIVATVMENPVFFQLDAPAVRCTGVDVPMPYSEKIEYECTPKDHHIADYAKRVCGTKL